One Phenylobacterium hankyongense DNA segment encodes these proteins:
- the cpaB gene encoding Flp pilus assembly protein CpaB, translated as MRVVTIVSLGASAVLGLAALVVAKTVLPNAASAKVPAAASRAVTGVPVVVASKPMKFGDRLDAEHLTLAHLPPEAVPEGAFTTVAAVLAQDHGGAPVALTPIAVREPLLPSKLSGPGARPSVAAEIAEGMRAYTIKVSDVSGVGGHALPGDRVDVVLLRDLTPEASQRNFVSDVVLQDVRVLAVDLNADLTSNKPATPSTATLEVSVQDSQKLAVASDLGKLSLALRKTGSSEVASVAPMRPAAFVAGGRPAPTLSRAPAPRRRATPSEDGGLIAIVELEGGGSKPRTPRAAKPAAAPAAPVPAGGLQTTASDLKPNLS; from the coding sequence ATGCGCGTTGTAACCATCGTCAGTCTGGGCGCCTCGGCGGTCCTCGGCCTGGCTGCGCTGGTCGTGGCCAAGACCGTGCTGCCGAACGCCGCCTCGGCGAAGGTCCCGGCCGCCGCCTCGCGCGCCGTCACCGGCGTGCCGGTGGTCGTCGCCTCCAAGCCGATGAAGTTCGGCGACCGGCTGGACGCCGAGCACCTGACCCTCGCCCACCTGCCGCCGGAAGCCGTGCCGGAAGGCGCGTTCACCACGGTGGCCGCGGTGCTGGCGCAGGACCACGGCGGCGCCCCGGTGGCGCTGACCCCGATCGCCGTGCGTGAGCCGCTGCTGCCGTCCAAGCTCTCCGGCCCCGGCGCCCGGCCCTCGGTCGCCGCCGAGATCGCCGAGGGCATGCGCGCCTACACCATTAAGGTTTCCGACGTCTCCGGGGTCGGCGGCCACGCCTTGCCGGGCGACCGCGTCGACGTGGTGCTGCTGCGCGACCTGACGCCCGAAGCCTCGCAGCGCAACTTCGTCTCCGACGTGGTGCTGCAGGACGTCCGCGTGCTGGCGGTCGACCTGAACGCCGACCTGACCTCCAACAAGCCCGCCACGCCGTCCACCGCGACCCTCGAGGTCTCGGTGCAGGACAGCCAGAAGCTGGCGGTGGCCAGCGACCTCGGCAAGCTGTCGCTGGCGCTGCGCAAGACCGGGTCGTCGGAGGTGGCGAGCGTCGCCCCCATGCGGCCGGCGGCCTTCGTCGCCGGCGGCCGGCCCGCCCCCACGCTCTCGCGTGCGCCGGCGCCGCGCCGTCGGGCGACGCCGTCCGAGGACGGCGGCCTGATCGCCATCGTCGAGCTCGAGGGCGGCGGCTCCAAGCCCCGTACGCCGCGCGCCGCCAAACCCGCGGCCGCGCCGGCGGCGCCGGTCCCGGCCGGCGGCCTGCAGACGACCGCGTCCGACTTGAAGCCGAACCTCAGCTGA
- a CDS encoding type II and III secretion system protein family protein — MSRILAGAFAGALSLAIVGPAPAAVFASESTTSRVIYVPRDKSLSFRLDTPATKIVVAQPDTAQVVATTNRSFYVRGKEIGSTNLLVYGPGGRLQEVIDIRVGYDARSLEQDLNTAIPGEDIRVRTVGEGLLLVGEVSNTGVINRAKALADKFAPDAVTSALTARVSQQVVLEVRVLEATRSALQDIGFSGTIQNNSFNFSFGNGLIGSSVPNGQLTLHGGAGHTSIDMALQALEQKGIVRTLARPNLVALSGEKASFLAGGEFPYPVPQGLNQITLEFRQYGVKLNFTPVVEDNGLIRLAVAPEVSQLDQTNSLKINGVTVPGLITRRADTTVELKDGESLAIGGLFQRNYENSLAQIPGLGEIPVLSALFRSTHWKRNETELVIVVTPRLANAGDLASAKAASLGPEPSAIDLLLNGKALDKPLTRDNSRGSR; from the coding sequence ATGTCGCGTATCCTGGCCGGCGCGTTCGCCGGCGCGCTCAGCCTGGCGATCGTCGGCCCCGCGCCCGCCGCGGTGTTCGCCAGCGAGTCGACCACCAGCCGGGTGATCTACGTGCCGCGCGACAAGTCTTTGTCGTTCCGCCTGGACACTCCGGCCACCAAGATCGTGGTCGCCCAGCCCGACACCGCCCAGGTGGTCGCCACCACCAACCGCAGCTTCTATGTCCGCGGCAAGGAGATCGGCTCCACCAACCTGCTGGTCTACGGCCCCGGCGGCCGCCTGCAGGAGGTGATCGACATCCGGGTCGGCTACGACGCCCGCTCGCTGGAGCAGGACCTCAACACCGCCATTCCCGGCGAGGACATCCGCGTACGGACCGTGGGCGAAGGCCTGCTGCTGGTCGGCGAGGTGTCGAACACCGGCGTGATCAACCGCGCCAAGGCGCTGGCCGACAAGTTCGCCCCCGACGCCGTCACTTCGGCGCTGACCGCGCGCGTGTCGCAGCAGGTGGTGCTCGAGGTCCGCGTGCTGGAGGCCACCCGCTCGGCCCTGCAGGACATCGGCTTCTCCGGCACGATCCAGAACAACTCCTTCAACTTCAGCTTCGGCAACGGCCTGATCGGCTCGTCGGTCCCGAACGGCCAGCTGACCCTGCACGGCGGCGCCGGCCACACCAGCATCGACATGGCGTTGCAGGCCCTGGAGCAGAAGGGCATCGTCCGCACCCTGGCGCGCCCGAACCTGGTGGCGCTGTCCGGCGAGAAAGCCAGCTTCCTGGCCGGCGGCGAGTTCCCCTATCCGGTGCCGCAGGGCCTCAACCAGATCACCCTGGAGTTCCGCCAGTACGGGGTGAAGCTGAACTTCACGCCGGTGGTCGAGGACAACGGGCTGATCCGCCTGGCCGTGGCGCCGGAAGTCAGCCAGCTCGACCAGACCAACTCGCTGAAGATCAACGGCGTCACCGTTCCGGGCCTGATCACCCGGCGCGCCGACACCACCGTCGAGCTGAAGGACGGCGAGTCGCTGGCGATCGGCGGCTTGTTCCAGCGCAACTACGAGAACTCCCTGGCCCAGATCCCGGGCCTCGGCGAGATCCCGGTGCTGAGCGCCCTGTTCCGCTCCACCCACTGGAAGCGCAACGAGACCGAGCTGGTGATCGTCGTCACCCCGAGGCTCGCCAACGCCGGCGACCTGGCGTCCGCCAAGGCCGCCTCCCTGGGCCCCGAGCCCAGCGCCATCGACCTGTTGCTCAACGGCAAGGCGCTCGACAAGCCCCTCACCCGCGACAACAGCCGCGGCTCGCGGTGA
- a CDS encoding AAA family ATPase, with product MTSSSLLTGRRVLALGEALKALAEGPLFGAVVETAALERLTTARATDCDLVVVDANAWEAPALAAALQSLSANPEPPPVLLVGERLPTTVVRNLLRLERSDVLEAPFSPDQFSAAVAGLLAVAQAAVAPTAPAGASRCWAVSGAVGGAGATTLAVEIATALAARSGKDKSVCLIDLNLADGVAAAYLGAQPALRLGDFGTAADRIDAAILQAFVTPVSKQLDLLASPRQPDAFDAVSREAVLRVLDVACECYEWVILDMPRHRRPWTLEALSGCDEVLVVSELTVPALIAARSLADEIEQGLDGQRKPRIVLNRLASRMFGPAPSMAEAERALGRKAEAGVSSDWEAAAASANLGGPIAHHRPKSKIVKDVAALVERLAAGGARTDAAASKRAA from the coding sequence ATGACCTCCTCCTCCCTGCTGACCGGCCGGCGCGTGCTGGCCCTGGGCGAGGCGCTCAAGGCCCTCGCCGAAGGCCCGCTGTTCGGCGCCGTGGTCGAGACCGCGGCCCTGGAGCGGCTGACGACGGCGCGCGCCACGGACTGCGACCTGGTGGTGGTCGACGCCAACGCCTGGGAGGCGCCGGCGCTCGCCGCGGCCCTGCAGAGCCTGTCCGCCAACCCCGAGCCCCCGCCGGTGCTGCTGGTGGGCGAGCGGCTGCCGACCACGGTGGTGCGCAACCTGCTGCGCCTGGAGCGTTCCGACGTGCTCGAGGCGCCGTTCTCGCCCGACCAGTTCTCCGCCGCCGTCGCCGGCCTGCTGGCCGTCGCCCAGGCCGCGGTCGCGCCGACCGCGCCGGCTGGCGCCTCGCGCTGCTGGGCGGTGTCCGGCGCGGTGGGCGGCGCGGGCGCCACCACGCTGGCGGTGGAGATCGCCACCGCGCTGGCCGCCCGGTCCGGCAAGGACAAGAGCGTCTGCCTGATCGACCTCAACCTCGCCGATGGCGTCGCCGCCGCCTACCTGGGCGCGCAGCCGGCCCTGCGGCTCGGAGATTTCGGCACCGCCGCCGACCGCATCGACGCGGCCATCCTGCAGGCCTTCGTGACCCCGGTGTCCAAGCAGCTCGACCTGCTGGCCTCGCCGCGCCAGCCCGACGCATTCGACGCGGTCAGCCGCGAGGCGGTGCTGCGCGTCCTGGACGTCGCCTGCGAGTGCTACGAGTGGGTGATCCTCGACATGCCGCGCCACCGCCGGCCGTGGACCCTGGAGGCGCTCTCCGGCTGCGACGAGGTGCTGGTGGTGTCCGAGCTCACCGTCCCGGCGCTGATCGCCGCGCGCTCGCTCGCCGACGAGATCGAGCAGGGGCTGGACGGCCAGCGCAAGCCGCGGATCGTGCTCAACCGCCTGGCCAGCCGCATGTTCGGCCCGGCGCCGTCGATGGCCGAGGCGGAACGCGCGCTCGGCCGCAAGGCCGAGGCCGGCGTCAGCTCCGACTGGGAGGCCGCCGCCGCCAGCGCCAACCTGGGCGGTCCGATCGCCCACCACCGGCCGAAGTCGAAGATCGTCAAGGACGTCGCCGCCCTGGTGGAGCGCCTGGCCGCCGGCGGCGCCCGCACGGACGCCGCCGCCTCCAAGCGGGCCGCCTGA